The genomic DNA CGACCACTCGGGATCGCCTGGCATCTCGCCCGCCGCCGACCACCAGGTCTCGATCTCGCCGGACCGCAACTTGCCAACCGCAGCATCGATCGCTTCGCGGACACTAAACAGCGGCCCCGGCATCAACGATTGTGCATCGTCGTCGCGACATACGGTTCGATTCCGCAATCCTTCGGCCAACGGTCTCGCGATCCGAGCGTTGACGGGAGTGACCAACGAGATCCAGGCGGAACTGAGCCTCGGGGTCAGGACGGGGACCGGCAGGATCACCCGCCGCGGCAACCCCAGCGATTCAGCCATGATCTGCATCAGTTGCTGATACGAATAGACATCCTGTCCGCCGATATCGATCACGCGTCCGGCGGTTTCGGGAACCTGCAAGCACTGCACCAGGTAGCGGAGGACATCGCGGATCGCAATCGGCTGCGTCTCCATCTTGACCCACTTGGGCGTGATCATGATCGGCAGCCGTTCGACGAGATACCGCAAGATCTCGAACGATGCCGAGCCCGAGCCGATGATCATCGCCGCCCGAAAGACAGTCGCCGGGACCTCACATTTCTGCAAGATCTCCGCCACCTCGCGGCGACTGTGCAGATGCTTGCTGAGGTCCGCTCCCATTTCACCAAGCCCGCCCAGATAGATAACCCGCTGGCAACCCGAGCCTTGAATCCCTTGAGTGAACTGGGTGGCGAGTTCGCGATCACGCTCGGCATATTCATTCCCGGCGCTGATCATCGAATGGACAAGATAATACGCCGCATCGGTTTGATCCGCCGCGCGACGCACCGTTTCGATCTCCTCCAGATCGCCGTGGATCACCTCCAACCGCTCGTGTTTGGACCAGGAGAATCGCCGTAGTTTCTCGGGGCTGCGGACCAGGCATCGAACCGAGTAGCCCGCGTTCAATAACTCCGGCACCAAGCGTCCGCCGACATAACCTGTCGCTCCACAGATCAGAACACGATGGTGTTTTTCGGTTGGCAAACGCAGACTCCAAAGTGTCGGCAGGAAGCTAGAGGCAAGTCGCGAACGTATTCACGCAAGCAAACTCCCCACCCATACTAGGCACTGTTTATTAAAGCAGTTTGAGCACTCGCCGCATGGCGGCGAGTTGAACGAAAGCAAGGTACGAACAGGCAAGTTTATCGTATCGCGTCGCCACTCGGCGAGATTCTTTTAGCCAGCCGATCAGTCGTTCGATGATATTGCGGCGGCGGTAAGCTTCGCGATCAAAATTCGCATCCCGTGATTCGTTAGCCTTCGATCCGATGACCGGTTTGATCTGGCGGTCGCGGATGAACTGGCGAATCGCGTTACTGCTGTATCCCTTGTCTCCTGCGATCACTTCAGGACGACTGTCGTAGCGATGAAGACTTAGTTCACAGCTTGCGATGAGATTCTCAAGTTCCGTCGACTCGTGGCGTTGACCGCCAGTCGCCGTGATTCCGAGCAACGTTCCCTCGCCATCGCATAGCACATGAATTTTCGTCGAGTATCCGCCTCGAGAACGTCCCAGAGCCACTAATTCATCGTTCTTTTCGCTCTGCGGAATCATACCCGAAGCGCTGCGGTGAGCCCGAATGACGCTACCGTCAACGCACCAAAGCGACCGGTCAATCTTCTCCAGTGCGTCCAGTCGCTTCAGTAGTGTTTGATAAATTCTGGCCCAGAGCCCTTCCTTGGTCCATCGTCGAAATCTGGCGTAGACCGTTTGCCATTTCCCCAGTTGCTCAGGTAGATCTCGCCAGGGGCTTCCAGTCTTCGTGATCCAGAGTATCCCATCTATTACCGTGCGATGGTTGCTCCACCGTCGTCCCGGCTTACCGGGGCGCTGCTTGGGCAGCAGATGACGGATTGCATTGAACTCCCGATCTGTGAGACGATGGCGTGGCATTTGGCTTCCTCCTTGGAGCACTTTGGTAGGTACTCCGGGAGGTTGCCGAATGCGTTTCTGTTTGACCAGATCAGTTTGTTAAACAGTGCCTAGCACGAAGCGCAAGTTTTGATGTTGCGCCGATGGATGCTTTGATCAGGCGAGGCACCGGTATTCCTGCGATAAAAGGTCAGTGTAGCGTTTCCTCAGTGTGCGGAGTCCGTGGTTGGTTTTTAGCCGTCGCAGGTGCCACTGGTGCTCGCGATAGCGAATGCCTAACAACAACGCCTCGCGGACGGTGTAGCTGCGAGCGTGCTTCCAGCATTTGCGCTGCCGATCGTCGATTCGGCGATCGGCCAGCTTGCGGCGACGAGTCCATTCCAGATAGCAGAACGTGATCAAGACGATCCCCATCCAGCTCTCGACCGCATCGAAATCTTTGAAGCTGTACTGGTTCATTCCCAGCGTGCTCTTGAGTTCTTTGAAGAACAACTCGATCTGCCAACGTAGACTGTACAGCTCACACACCTGCCGAGCCGACAAGTGCTTTGCATTGGTCATCAACAACTTCGTCCCTTCACGTTGAATCTTTTTGCCAATCGGCTTACTCGAGGAAAAGACGAGCATGACCATGCCCACATTGTGGACCTCGCTTCTCTCGCTGTGGACGTGATACGTCCGAGTTGACTTCGTCCCGTCGCGGCGGCGTGCCGTTCGATGGCAGGAGGCTCGTCGCTGAGCAGCGTAAGGCCCCGCACCGATCGAAAGACGAATGGTTTGGAAACGTGATGCAGGAAGTTGTTCGATTCGCAAACTCACACGAGGTCGCTTGCCGTGCTTCTTTGCAGAGAAGACGCGATTGGTGTTGACCGGAACGATCCAAAAATAGCCTCGCTCCCGGCAAGCCGCACGCACGCATTTGGCGTCAAATGCGGTGTCTCCGAGCACAATCAGTTCGGTGCCGGCGGGTACTTGCGCGTCGCAAATCAACTGCGCCGCAAGCTGCGCCTGCGTCCGATGTTTGATCTTGTGGGCCTTCGCATAAGGCTTGGTGTAGTACGGCAGCCACATCGGTACTCGCAGTCCATCGGGCGTCAGCAGCAATGCGAACACGAAACAGTGGCAACTCTTTCGTTGATACTTGTACTTTGTGTAGCGGCGATTCTTGGCCGGTCGTCGCTTGGAGTTACCGGTGCTGAAGGTGTTTTCGACGGTCTGGCCGGCAGTGGCGACGAGTGTTGAATCGAGCAGTAGGAGATAGCGGCCGTTCCAATCCTGATCACGGAGCATCTTCAGTGTGATCGCCGTGAGCAAATCGGCGATCGCCTGCCGGTACCGTTTAAGGAAGCGTCGGGGTTG from Rosistilla oblonga includes the following:
- a CDS encoding SDR family oxidoreductase; this encodes MPTEKHHRVLICGATGYVGGRLVPELLNAGYSVRCLVRSPEKLRRFSWSKHERLEVIHGDLEEIETVRRAADQTDAAYYLVHSMISAGNEYAERDRELATQFTQGIQGSGCQRVIYLGGLGEMGADLSKHLHSRREVAEILQKCEVPATVFRAAMIIGSGSASFEILRYLVERLPIMITPKWVKMETQPIAIRDVLRYLVQCLQVPETAGRVIDIGGQDVYSYQQLMQIMAESLGLPRRVILPVPVLTPRLSSAWISLVTPVNARIARPLAEGLRNRTVCRDDDAQSLMPGPLFSVREAIDAAVGKLRSGEIETWWSAAGEMPGDPEWSGGTVFEDQRTTTVSAAAGATFASLSRIGGQCGYWGADWLWWLRGLMDKAIGGPGLRRGRRHPDQLNYGEAVDFWRVNGYEQPTWLRLRAEMKLPGEAELEFRVEPIDDNTSNLIQTARFRPRGLLGLAYWYAVLPLHAFVFPRMLRGIRRDAEADRQTAGVSAEV
- a CDS encoding IS5 family transposase, with amino-acid sequence MPRHRLTDREFNAIRHLLPKQRPGKPGRRWSNHRTVIDGILWITKTGSPWRDLPEQLGKWQTVYARFRRWTKEGLWARIYQTLLKRLDALEKIDRSLWCVDGSVIRAHRSASGMIPQSEKNDELVALGRSRGGYSTKIHVLCDGEGTLLGITATGGQRHESTELENLIASCELSLHRYDSRPEVIAGDKGYSSNAIRQFIRDRQIKPVIGSKANESRDANFDREAYRRRNIIERLIGWLKESRRVATRYDKLACSYLAFVQLAAMRRVLKLL
- a CDS encoding transposase; translated protein: MSAASAIEGKPRHRAQPRRFLKRYRQAIADLLTAITLKMLRDQDWNGRYLLLLDSTLVATAGQTVENTFSTGNSKRRPAKNRRYTKYKYQRKSCHCFVFALLLTPDGLRVPMWLPYYTKPYAKAHKIKHRTQAQLAAQLICDAQVPAGTELIVLGDTAFDAKCVRAACRERGYFWIVPVNTNRVFSAKKHGKRPRVSLRIEQLPASRFQTIRLSIGAGPYAAQRRASCHRTARRRDGTKSTRTYHVHSERSEVHNVGMVMLVFSSSKPIGKKIQREGTKLLMTNAKHLSARQVCELYSLRWQIELFFKELKSTLGMNQYSFKDFDAVESWMGIVLITFCYLEWTRRRKLADRRIDDRQRKCWKHARSYTVREALLLGIRYREHQWHLRRLKTNHGLRTLRKRYTDLLSQEYRCLA